From one Flavobacterium sp. N502536 genomic stretch:
- a CDS encoding RNA polymerase sigma factor: MSSNLLICLRAGDDSSFKEIYDLYHYKVFCFVKKYTAQLADAEDVTQNVFIHLWKYRNKVDPAVDLEAILFKSSKQEISKWYKKQNRIFSVENDQLIKELDIVSETEDDITSKLEEIEHLLNQIPAKRRKIFSLHKFEDRSYKEIAVEMDMSQSAVANQISKTLQFLRKNTVKNHELYWFALFFISQSELVS, encoded by the coding sequence ATGAGTTCTAATTTGCTAATTTGTTTACGTGCTGGTGATGATTCCAGCTTTAAAGAAATCTATGATCTGTATCACTATAAAGTATTTTGTTTTGTAAAAAAATATACTGCACAACTCGCCGATGCCGAAGATGTGACGCAAAATGTATTCATCCATCTTTGGAAATACAGAAACAAAGTAGATCCTGCTGTAGATTTAGAAGCCATTTTGTTTAAAAGTTCTAAGCAGGAGATTTCGAAATGGTATAAAAAGCAAAACAGAATTTTTTCGGTAGAAAATGATCAGTTAATCAAAGAACTTGATATTGTATCTGAAACAGAGGATGATATTACTTCAAAATTGGAGGAAATAGAACATCTTTTAAACCAAATACCGGCAAAAAGAAGAAAAATTTTTAGCCTTCACAAATTTGAAGACCGCAGCTATAAGGAAATTGCTGTAGAAATGGACATGTCCCAAAGTGCCGTTGCCAACCAAATTTCAAAGACATTACAGTTCCTTCGAAAAAATACTGTGAAAAACCATGAACTCTATTGGTTTGCATTATTTTTTATAAGCCAGTCAGAATTGGTTTCTTAA
- a CDS encoding TonB-dependent receptor domain-containing protein gives MNNCISRQFAFWILFFGFFLGINTIYAQTGTVSVDFKNSSPQKVIDNLKSRTPYQFVYQKDLDLSLPLVTLKKDNVSIDEILSDLQTLTNLNFRRNENNIAVNSKESAKKKKKGKITGKVVDVNGLSLPGANINVTGMGLGTQSDIDGNYILELEPGEYTIEISIISFQTQRITGVKVNEGAETPLVVSLKEDAQSLNEVIIIQDYKKATASVQGMLLQQKKAAQFSDGISSEQIARTPDKDVGSALKRITGVTTVGDKYVVVRSMAERWNQAVMDGITLPSTDAYQQNFSFDIIPTAIVESIVVSKSATPDMYANFAGGYVEVKTMDIPKENFTNFSIGTSYNSESTFKERLTKKEGDHDYLGFDDGRRDYPTNLTALEIPKTAAESGPFIAQSKQFTQDNFSTYKTYGAPGTTLQFGIGRTYKLKDDNKWGFVGSLIFKNTQEKLDIEHTERGNYKSNSEFLAETKKTPYSTFTKYGFKNSGANYNYNSTLGGMFNAAIQLGNHKITSRNTVMHIYNNQLNQIAGWDIGESTSDIVSGNDLGSVTESNYPVYTTFIQNKIEGNHKFDKLEINWYGAYGNVTKDTKDATFLEIMKQKVGDDELLYYDVYNAGARFPFSRSNFTNDEIDYNAAINFKYSFDFSDFFTNDIKAGYFGTYKKATNQQESAKLVTVGQTSDRAKIYDPLTKFLDGSNYYYGGFGWQDFGIYGNKYVGDVKIHSPFLMLDDKISRFARLVWGVRAESYIYTQIESQSETPDGFSEIQGDDKVWQFLPSASLIISPTNKTNVRFGYNKSVLRPQFAERLTIPYYDPIRSAKIYNYTGGLVSSIANNYDLKFEWFPSGGEILSFGVYHKKIDDPIEAVGYLNPSGVRDIYNINSNNAKLWGVELEFYKSLSFLGDGEILKDLFVYGNASVNDTKVTSYVNLDGTGGLYEANRPLYGQSPYTYNLGLDYVGERLGFSLRHNAIGDQYILVGFEYFAEEIRKPYAVTDAQVSYKFFKERNLELKCSMKNMFDAGIETYNNANSYSKIENVPDGTNPRARFSLGAGATTKFDQDIDREVFKAKNGRTISVSINYSF, from the coding sequence ATGAACAATTGCATTTCCAGGCAATTTGCCTTTTGGATTTTATTTTTTGGTTTTTTTCTCGGAATAAACACAATTTACGCACAAACCGGAACAGTATCGGTTGATTTTAAAAATTCATCACCTCAAAAAGTTATCGATAACTTAAAATCCCGCACGCCTTATCAATTTGTCTATCAAAAGGATCTCGATTTAAGTTTACCTCTTGTTACCCTTAAAAAAGATAATGTTTCAATAGATGAAATTTTAAGTGATTTACAAACGCTGACAAACTTAAATTTCAGAAGAAATGAAAATAATATAGCCGTAAACAGTAAAGAATCGGCTAAAAAAAAAAAGAAAGGAAAAATCACAGGTAAAGTAGTAGATGTCAACGGACTTTCATTACCGGGTGCCAATATTAATGTTACCGGAATGGGTTTGGGAACACAATCAGACATAGATGGTAACTATATCTTAGAATTGGAACCAGGTGAATATACGATTGAGATTAGTATTATATCGTTTCAAACGCAAAGAATCACCGGAGTTAAAGTAAATGAAGGGGCGGAAACACCTTTAGTAGTTTCTCTAAAAGAAGATGCACAATCGCTTAACGAAGTAATTATCATCCAAGATTATAAAAAGGCAACAGCATCGGTTCAGGGAATGCTGTTACAGCAAAAAAAAGCAGCTCAATTCTCTGATGGAATTTCCTCAGAACAAATCGCAAGAACTCCGGATAAAGATGTGGGAAGTGCGCTAAAGCGTATAACGGGTGTAACAACGGTGGGGGATAAATACGTTGTGGTGCGTTCTATGGCAGAACGATGGAATCAGGCTGTTATGGACGGAATCACACTGCCAAGTACAGACGCTTATCAGCAAAACTTTTCTTTTGATATAATTCCGACTGCCATCGTTGAAAGTATTGTCGTGAGTAAATCTGCAACTCCCGATATGTATGCCAATTTCGCCGGAGGATATGTGGAGGTAAAAACCATGGATATTCCGAAGGAAAACTTCACCAATTTCTCTATCGGTACTTCTTATAATAGTGAAAGTACTTTTAAAGAAAGACTAACCAAAAAAGAAGGAGATCATGATTATTTGGGTTTTGATGATGGAAGACGCGATTATCCCACGAATCTGACGGCATTGGAAATACCAAAGACAGCAGCTGAATCAGGTCCTTTTATAGCGCAGTCCAAACAATTTACACAGGATAATTTTAGTACTTATAAAACCTATGGTGCCCCGGGAACAACGCTTCAATTTGGTATTGGACGAACGTATAAACTGAAGGACGATAACAAGTGGGGATTTGTAGGTTCCTTAATCTTTAAGAATACACAGGAAAAATTAGATATTGAACATACAGAAAGAGGGAATTATAAAAGTAATTCAGAGTTTTTGGCAGAAACGAAAAAGACGCCCTATTCTACTTTTACAAAATATGGGTTCAAGAATTCAGGAGCAAATTACAACTACAATTCCACTTTAGGCGGAATGTTCAATGCGGCAATACAATTGGGCAATCATAAAATTACAAGCCGTAATACCGTAATGCACATTTACAACAATCAATTGAATCAAATTGCAGGCTGGGACATTGGTGAAAGCACTTCGGATATTGTAAGCGGGAACGATCTGGGGTCTGTAACCGAATCTAATTATCCGGTTTACACCACTTTTATTCAGAATAAAATTGAAGGAAATCACAAATTCGACAAACTGGAAATCAACTGGTACGGTGCTTACGGAAACGTAACAAAAGATACCAAAGACGCGACATTTCTAGAAATCATGAAACAAAAAGTAGGAGACGATGAGTTACTTTATTATGATGTTTATAATGCCGGAGCAAGATTTCCTTTCAGCAGAAGTAATTTTACTAATGACGAGATCGATTACAATGCCGCGATTAATTTCAAATACTCTTTTGACTTTAGTGATTTTTTTACAAACGATATAAAGGCAGGTTATTTTGGAACCTATAAAAAAGCAACCAACCAACAGGAATCGGCAAAATTGGTTACCGTAGGTCAAACTTCCGACAGAGCAAAAATTTACGATCCTTTGACAAAATTTTTAGACGGATCCAATTATTATTACGGTGGTTTTGGCTGGCAGGATTTTGGAATTTATGGCAACAAATATGTTGGAGATGTAAAAATACATTCCCCATTTTTAATGCTCGATGATAAAATAAGTCGCTTTGCAAGACTGGTTTGGGGAGTAAGAGCCGAAAGTTATATTTATACACAAATTGAAAGTCAGTCTGAAACGCCGGATGGATTTTCAGAAATTCAGGGAGACGATAAAGTTTGGCAATTTCTGCCATCAGCGAGTTTAATTATAAGTCCCACCAATAAAACGAATGTAAGATTCGGTTACAATAAATCGGTTTTACGTCCTCAATTTGCCGAGCGTTTGACCATTCCGTATTACGACCCAATCCGTTCTGCTAAAATTTATAACTACACAGGAGGATTAGTTTCCAGTATTGCCAATAATTATGATTTAAAATTCGAATGGTTTCCTTCAGGCGGCGAGATTTTATCTTTTGGAGTATACCATAAAAAAATTGATGATCCGATTGAAGCTGTTGGTTATTTGAATCCGTCAGGAGTTAGGGATATCTATAATATCAATTCAAATAATGCCAAGCTTTGGGGTGTAGAATTAGAGTTTTACAAAAGTCTTTCTTTTTTGGGTGATGGCGAAATTTTAAAAGATTTATTTGTTTATGGGAACGCTTCCGTAAACGATACAAAAGTGACATCGTATGTTAATTTAGATGGAACAGGCGGACTTTATGAAGCCAACAGACCACTTTACGGGCAATCGCCTTACACCTACAATTTAGGTTTAGATTATGTAGGAGAACGTTTAGGATTTAGCCTTAGACACAATGCTATTGGCGATCAGTATATACTGGTAGGTTTTGAGTATTTCGCTGAGGAAATCCGCAAACCTTATGCTGTAACAGATGCTCAGGTGAGTTATAAATTTTTTAAAGAAAGAAACCTGGAACTAAAATGCAGCATGAAAAACATGTTTGATGCCGGTATCGAAACCTATAACAACGCCAACAGTTACAGTAAAATTGAGAATGTTCCCGACGGAACAAATCCAAGAGCGAGATTCAGTCTGGGAGCCGGTGCTACTACAAAATTTGATCAGGATATCGACAGAGAAGTATTTAAAGCTAAAAACGGAAGAACCATAAGTGTATCAATCAATTATTCGTTCTAA
- a CDS encoding nuclear transport factor 2 family protein, producing MKKVLLFIGLSLLFFKSNAQSQNADDDWSLIHKTLNLYIDGQATGDSVMVGRAFHSSWQLKGFREKEFIVVPKSKYLVGYKKRDARPANWSGRVVSVDFTNNAASAKVEISTAKLLFVDYFNLLKTDQGWFIVDKISTRTPHKTVEADVKPKEKS from the coding sequence ATGAAAAAAGTGCTTTTGTTTATCGGATTAAGTTTATTGTTTTTTAAATCAAATGCCCAGAGTCAGAATGCTGATGACGATTGGAGTCTGATTCATAAAACGCTAAATCTCTACATTGATGGTCAGGCCACCGGCGATTCTGTTATGGTAGGTCGGGCCTTCCACAGTTCCTGGCAGCTGAAAGGTTTCAGAGAAAAAGAATTTATAGTAGTACCCAAATCGAAATATTTGGTAGGGTATAAAAAACGCGATGCCAGACCGGCTAATTGGTCGGGGAGAGTCGTTTCTGTTGACTTTACAAATAATGCGGCCAGTGCAAAAGTAGAGATTAGTACCGCAAAACTATTATTTGTAGATTATTTCAATCTGCTGAAGACCGATCAGGGCTGGTTTATTGTAGACAAAATTTCAACCCGTACCCCTCACAAAACGGTTGAAGCGGACGTAAAACCAAAGGAGAAATCATAA
- a CDS encoding helix-turn-helix domain-containing protein, which yields MRSPNELLFFFSALGAFNGFLLSLYFAINAKKKIFANYFLSLLLLVLSIRIIKSVFFYFNPHLSNTFIQIGLSACILIGPFLFLYLKSYAQNDKPNWVKHVVPYLGIMTVLGTFYPYVEHQAIWSRGIVRVIYFQWFLYIVLSFKYIQPILQKIREKESLKKLEVWFLSIYFGVAFVWFAYTFAAYTSYIVGALSFTFILYLIILLLVFRNSQETVFFQEKERYKNKTIDEETLDLIRQKMTIIDEKELFLNPNFTLEEAAKELKVTKHTLSQYVNEVLGKSFSNLIKEYRIEKAKSLLETEKNYTIESLGYDSGFNSKSTFFTAFKKQTGLTPTEYQKQHSK from the coding sequence ATGAGATCACCAAATGAACTGTTATTTTTTTTTAGTGCCTTAGGGGCATTTAATGGTTTTTTACTTTCATTATATTTTGCAATCAATGCTAAAAAGAAAATTTTTGCGAACTATTTTTTATCCTTGTTGTTACTGGTTTTAAGTATCCGAATTATTAAATCGGTATTCTTCTATTTTAATCCTCACTTATCCAATACCTTCATTCAAATCGGACTTTCAGCCTGCATACTGATTGGTCCGTTTCTTTTTTTATACCTCAAATCCTACGCCCAAAATGATAAACCCAATTGGGTCAAACATGTAGTACCTTATTTGGGTATAATGACTGTTTTAGGAACCTTTTACCCTTATGTCGAACATCAGGCAATTTGGAGCAGAGGGATCGTAAGAGTCATCTATTTTCAATGGTTCCTCTACATCGTTTTATCTTTTAAATACATTCAGCCAATCCTTCAAAAAATCAGAGAGAAAGAAAGTTTAAAAAAGCTGGAAGTATGGTTTTTAAGCATCTATTTTGGAGTTGCATTTGTATGGTTTGCCTACACCTTTGCCGCTTATACCTCTTATATCGTGGGGGCTTTGTCTTTCACCTTTATTTTGTACCTGATCATTTTACTTTTAGTTTTCAGAAACAGTCAGGAAACTGTTTTTTTTCAGGAAAAAGAGCGATATAAAAATAAAACCATTGATGAGGAAACACTAGACTTAATCCGTCAAAAAATGACGATTATAGACGAAAAAGAACTGTTTTTAAACCCTAATTTCACTCTTGAAGAAGCAGCAAAAGAACTGAAAGTAACCAAACATACCTTATCGCAATATGTCAACGAAGTATTGGGTAAATCCTTTTCAAACCTGATAAAAGAGTACCGAATTGAAAAAGCTAAAAGTTTGTTAGAAACCGAAAAAAACTATACCATTGAAAGTTTAGGGTATGACAGCGGTTTTAATTCGAAATCAACTTTTTTTACTGCATTTAAAAAACAAACCGGTTTAACACCCACCGAGTATCAAAAACAGCACTCCAAATGA
- a CDS encoding FecR family protein encodes MKSRKLREEWNAIPNRGILPNETKSRMWDNIRIATIDRYKSFYNWTAVACIVFIFSITSYQIFTQVNKNKIEVAVTKTFNDDIRLLCLSDGTRVWLNENSEIGYPIQFAKNERLVTLKGEAFFEVKRDPSRPFIITSGTIKTTVLGTSFNVKAYDENKPEVNVRTGKVQVESLKNTVLLERGDKAVYRPDNLLLQKQKTNVLEPEWKKVLIYVDGLTLEEVLTKLKTDHQFEVNYLTADLKNLTIKGTLDTRQGLYEMLQTIAFALEIKIRSTGNNTYLVSK; translated from the coding sequence ATGAAATCCAGAAAATTAAGAGAAGAGTGGAATGCAATACCTAACAGAGGAATTCTTCCAAACGAAACTAAATCGCGTATGTGGGATAACATACGTATTGCAACAATTGACCGATATAAAAGCTTTTATAATTGGACAGCAGTTGCCTGTATTGTATTTATTTTTTCTATTACAAGTTATCAGATATTCACGCAAGTCAATAAAAATAAGATTGAAGTTGCCGTTACCAAAACATTCAATGACGATATCCGCCTTTTATGCTTGTCAGACGGAACGAGAGTATGGCTTAATGAAAATTCAGAAATTGGATATCCCATTCAATTTGCAAAAAATGAAAGGTTAGTAACTTTAAAAGGAGAAGCTTTTTTTGAAGTCAAACGTGATCCTTCCCGTCCATTTATTATCACATCAGGAACAATAAAAACCACTGTTTTAGGAACATCATTTAATGTAAAAGCATACGATGAGAACAAACCGGAAGTAAATGTGAGAACCGGTAAAGTACAGGTTGAAAGTTTGAAAAACACGGTTTTACTGGAACGAGGTGATAAGGCAGTTTATAGACCAGATAATTTGTTACTTCAAAAACAAAAAACAAATGTATTAGAACCCGAATGGAAAAAGGTTTTGATATATGTGGATGGATTGACCTTAGAAGAAGTTTTAACCAAACTAAAGACAGACCACCAATTTGAGGTAAATTACCTCACAGCTGATTTAAAAAATCTGACAATTAAAGGAACTCTTGATACCCGACAAGGTTTGTATGAGATGCTTCAAACCATTGCTTTTGCTCTCGAAATTAAAATCAGGTCGACGGGCAATAATACTTATTTAGTCAGCAAATAA
- a CDS encoding nuclear transport factor 2 family protein, whose product MNNLIVLILVFTGLYSQSFYAQKNILFVTSNQDYYGPTKISTANHFEEIVVPYDVFTKAGYKVDFISPKGGAIPIGYINASDSIQKKYLYDSWFMSKLAHTRKPDEVMANNYAAIFYSGGGAAMFGVAEDQTIQKIAREIYSKNGVISTICHGTAGIAYLKGENGVSLYAGKKITGYPDKFERKEAEYYKTFPFAIDKAITANKGSFVYSDKGGDGFYSVDGRFVTGQDPSSAPKVANEVVTLLSKNFKESNDTHTKSDSDQIREALLDYIEGTANGQPERLRKAFHPNFNLYSVANDTLWIRSGKQYIADIKVGQKSNRIGRIIAVDIEKDAAIAKAEIKVPNWRTFTDYFILLKYEGTWKIIHKSYSWLTTSKKE is encoded by the coding sequence ATGAACAATTTAATAGTTTTAATACTGGTTTTTACAGGCCTGTATTCACAAAGTTTTTATGCACAGAAAAATATCCTGTTCGTTACCTCCAATCAGGATTATTATGGACCTACAAAAATTAGCACCGCCAATCACTTTGAAGAAATAGTAGTTCCTTATGATGTCTTCACAAAAGCAGGTTACAAAGTTGATTTTATAAGTCCAAAGGGAGGAGCAATCCCTATTGGATATATCAACGCATCGGATAGTATTCAAAAAAAGTATTTGTACGACAGTTGGTTTATGAGCAAATTAGCGCATACCCGAAAACCGGATGAGGTTATGGCCAACAATTATGCTGCAATATTTTATAGTGGCGGAGGAGCGGCAATGTTTGGAGTAGCAGAAGATCAAACGATTCAAAAAATAGCAAGAGAAATCTATAGCAAAAATGGAGTTATCTCGACAATTTGCCACGGAACGGCAGGCATTGCCTACTTAAAGGGTGAAAATGGCGTATCACTTTATGCGGGAAAAAAGATCACAGGTTATCCGGACAAATTCGAACGTAAAGAGGCGGAATACTACAAAACATTCCCCTTTGCAATAGACAAAGCCATTACAGCCAACAAAGGCAGCTTTGTTTATTCCGACAAAGGCGGAGATGGTTTTTATAGTGTCGATGGCAGGTTTGTAACAGGGCAGGACCCGAGTTCCGCTCCAAAAGTGGCTAATGAGGTCGTAACATTACTCAGCAAAAACTTTAAAGAATCCAATGACACCCATACAAAAAGCGATTCAGATCAAATCAGGGAGGCGCTTCTGGATTATATTGAGGGTACTGCAAACGGTCAGCCGGAGCGCTTGCGAAAAGCCTTTCATCCCAATTTTAACTTGTACAGCGTTGCCAATGATACTTTGTGGATCCGTTCGGGAAAACAATATATCGCTGATATAAAAGTCGGCCAAAAATCAAATCGAATCGGACGCATTATTGCCGTCGATATCGAAAAAGATGCTGCAATTGCAAAAGCAGAAATAAAAGTACCAAACTGGCGCACTTTTACAGATTATTTTATACTGCTAAAATATGAAGGAACCTGGAAAATAATACATAAAAGTTACAGCTGGCTGACCACATCTAAAAAAGAATAA
- a CDS encoding serine hydrolase domain-containing protein: MRKQFIFAIVLCALAAINTKAQNHHKKRIDDYIVEIKKQYHIPGLAVVVIKEGKIIHRKNYGLANMEMGVPVTDKTLFPLFSTTKVMSVVAVYQLIEQNKLSLENNISDFLDDLPDRWRKVKIKNLLTHSSGLPDIVNYTNDNEEEAKQKVYQDTVKFAAGKQFDYNQTNY; this comes from the coding sequence ATGAGAAAACAATTCATATTTGCTATCGTTCTATGCGCGTTAGCGGCAATAAATACAAAAGCGCAAAACCATCACAAAAAAAGAATTGATGATTATATCGTAGAAATTAAGAAGCAGTATCATATTCCCGGTCTGGCCGTAGTAGTAATCAAGGAGGGAAAAATCATTCACAGAAAAAATTACGGACTGGCTAATATGGAAATGGGAGTTCCGGTAACAGACAAAACGTTATTCCCTTTATTTTCAACCACAAAAGTAATGTCGGTTGTGGCGGTCTATCAGTTAATCGAGCAAAACAAACTTTCATTAGAGAATAACATTTCAGATTTTTTGGATGATTTACCGGATCGTTGGCGAAAAGTAAAAATTAAAAACCTATTAACACACTCGTCGGGTTTGCCAGATATTGTAAATTATACAAACGATAACGAAGAAGAGGCAAAACAGAAAGTATATCAGGATACCGTCAAGTTTGCGGCAGGAAAACAATTTGATTACAACCAAACCAATTATTGA
- a CDS encoding T9SS-dependent choice-of-anchor J family protein produces the protein MKKTILLFVLAFVSAVSSAQVTVWEDNFDDADLAGWTLLDRDEDGINWIARKNINLDESGSAIVDGEHSILGNYLMNLDDLSTVVRLVENWAITPAINLAQHSGKKIQVVLNAQTSIYDTNQDLLVYGSTSKDPDTFTLLSTLKLQRQTELEAEFKDYSVDISQYAGESVVYLAVSNVADENLNFIGFEIDKISIVAGGNLGIGDHILDKNRSFLAENPVRENLELQLADQFKDNKTALKIYNAAGNLVKEVNYNNQNISVADLPQGFYFLLLTNDTNSQTIKFIKK, from the coding sequence ATGAAAAAAACTATACTTTTATTTGTGCTTGCTTTTGTTTCTGCAGTTTCATCAGCTCAGGTTACCGTTTGGGAAGATAATTTTGATGATGCAGATTTAGCTGGCTGGACATTACTGGACAGGGACGAAGACGGAATAAACTGGATTGCCAGAAAAAATATAAACCTTGATGAAAGCGGAAGCGCGATAGTAGATGGAGAACACAGTATTTTAGGAAACTACCTAATGAATCTGGATGATTTAAGCACAGTAGTTCGTTTAGTGGAGAACTGGGCTATTACACCAGCAATAAATTTAGCACAACATTCCGGCAAAAAAATACAGGTGGTTCTAAATGCACAAACCAGTATTTATGATACTAATCAGGATCTATTAGTATACGGATCTACTTCAAAAGACCCTGATACATTTACACTTTTGAGTACCCTTAAATTACAAAGACAAACAGAACTTGAAGCAGAATTTAAGGACTACAGTGTCGATATTTCTCAATATGCCGGCGAATCGGTGGTATACCTAGCCGTATCCAATGTAGCAGACGAAAATCTGAATTTCATAGGTTTTGAAATAGATAAAATTTCAATTGTAGCAGGAGGAAATTTAGGAATAGGGGATCATATATTGGATAAAAACCGTTCATTTCTTGCAGAAAACCCTGTTAGAGAAAATTTAGAATTGCAATTGGCAGATCAATTTAAAGACAATAAAACCGCATTGAAAATTTATAATGCAGCAGGCAATCTGGTTAAGGAAGTAAATTACAATAACCAAAATATTTCTGTAGCCGATTTACCTCAGGGCTTCTATTTTCTGTTACTAACTAACGATACAAATTCGCAAACAATAAAATTTATTAAAAAGTAA